One part of the Salinivirga cyanobacteriivorans genome encodes these proteins:
- the rsxC gene encoding electron transport complex subunit RsxC, which yields MLKTFKIGGVHPEENKFSAGAAIEKLPLPETVSIPVAQHIGAPAKVLVKRKDEVKVGTVIAESGGFVSANIHSSVSGVVQKIDNVYDASGYRRQAVIIKVEGDEWEEQIDQSDELKKDINLNQKEIVDKINAAGIVGLGGATFPTHVKLMVPEGKKAEMLLINGVECEPYLTADHRLMLEKKHEMMMGIRILMTALGVQKAAIGIENNKPDAIEELRKISVEYPGIDIVPLKVKYPQGGEKQLIKAVMNREVPSGKLPIEVGAVVQNVGTAFAVYEAVQKNKPLIERVVTVTGKSVKKPSNLMVRIGTPVENLIEAAGGLPEDTGKVVSGGPMMGKALNDLAAPVTKGTSGVLLFKDSEAHRIDYEACIRCSKCVTACPMGLEPYQLMNYATHEMWKESEADRIMDCIECGSCSFTCPSYRPLLDYIRLGKSNVSQIIRSRKQ from the coding sequence ATGTTAAAGACATTTAAAATAGGCGGTGTGCATCCGGAAGAGAATAAATTTTCAGCCGGAGCTGCCATAGAGAAACTACCTCTGCCCGAAACCGTAAGTATACCGGTGGCTCAACACATAGGAGCTCCGGCTAAAGTTCTGGTAAAACGTAAAGATGAGGTTAAAGTAGGTACGGTAATTGCCGAAAGCGGTGGTTTTGTATCGGCCAACATCCATTCATCTGTATCGGGCGTAGTACAAAAAATCGATAATGTATACGATGCCAGTGGGTATCGTCGCCAGGCTGTCATAATTAAAGTAGAAGGCGACGAATGGGAGGAACAAATTGACCAATCAGATGAGCTGAAAAAGGACATTAACCTCAACCAAAAAGAAATCGTAGATAAAATTAATGCTGCCGGTATTGTTGGTTTGGGTGGAGCAACTTTCCCTACCCATGTAAAACTAATGGTGCCTGAAGGTAAAAAAGCAGAAATGCTCCTTATCAATGGCGTAGAATGCGAACCATATCTCACGGCCGACCACAGACTGATGCTTGAGAAAAAGCATGAAATGATGATGGGTATTCGTATTCTGATGACTGCCTTAGGTGTACAAAAAGCAGCTATTGGTATTGAAAACAATAAACCCGATGCTATCGAAGAGCTCAGAAAAATTTCGGTCGAGTATCCGGGAATTGACATTGTGCCGTTGAAAGTAAAATACCCACAAGGCGGTGAGAAACAATTAATTAAGGCTGTAATGAACCGTGAAGTGCCCTCGGGTAAACTACCTATAGAGGTGGGTGCAGTGGTGCAAAACGTAGGTACCGCCTTTGCCGTTTATGAGGCCGTCCAAAAGAACAAGCCGCTAATTGAACGCGTGGTTACCGTTACGGGTAAATCTGTTAAGAAACCCTCAAATCTGATGGTTCGCATTGGCACGCCCGTTGAAAACCTTATTGAAGCCGCTGGCGGATTACCAGAAGATACAGGCAAAGTTGTAAGCGGCGGACCAATGATGGGAAAAGCGCTGAATGATTTAGCCGCACCCGTGACTAAAGGCACGAGCGGGGTATTGCTTTTTAAAGACAGTGAGGCGCATCGCATAGACTATGAAGCCTGCATTCGCTGCAGTAAATGTGTAACAGCATGCCCGATGGGACTCGAACCTTACCAGCTCATGAACTATGCAACACATGAAATGTGGAAAGAATCTGAAGCAGACCGTATTATGGATTGTATCGAATGTGGTTCATGCTCATTCACATGTCCATCGTACAGACCTTTGCTGGATTACATCCGCCTGGGAAAATCTAACGTAAGTCAAATAATCAGATCAAGAAAACAATAA
- a CDS encoding Fe-S cluster domain-containing protein produces MIIYTVITLSALGAVAAVVLFFIAKKFKVYEDPRIDQVEEILPAANCGGCGFPGCRNFAEALVKADDISDFNCPVGGNDTMNAVAKVLGKELEEKEPQIAVVRCNGTPEHRKRVTNYEGASSCAIAHNLYTGETDCPYGCLGEGDCVEACDFDAIYMDEKTGLPVIKDNCVACGACVDACPRNIIELRNRGKKERRIYVSCVNEDKGGVAKKACSVACIGCGKCVKECPFDAITMVNNLAYIDYDKCKLCRKCAPVCPTGAILEDNFPPRKAKPKADPAKAKAATTAKAATQQQKPEAKKQNPEKQEKKDQDSENKTENNNNQNN; encoded by the coding sequence ATTATTATTTACACCGTAATTACCTTAAGTGCACTTGGAGCTGTAGCAGCAGTAGTGCTCTTTTTTATTGCGAAAAAGTTTAAGGTTTACGAAGATCCCAGAATCGATCAAGTGGAAGAGATATTACCTGCCGCAAACTGTGGTGGATGTGGATTTCCGGGTTGCAGAAACTTTGCCGAAGCACTGGTAAAAGCAGATGACATCTCGGACTTCAACTGCCCTGTTGGTGGGAACGACACAATGAATGCCGTAGCCAAAGTTTTGGGCAAAGAGCTTGAAGAAAAAGAACCTCAAATAGCGGTGGTTCGCTGTAATGGTACACCCGAACACAGAAAAAGAGTCACAAATTACGAAGGAGCCTCCTCGTGTGCCATTGCACACAACCTTTATACCGGAGAGACCGATTGCCCCTATGGCTGTCTCGGAGAAGGCGATTGCGTTGAGGCCTGTGACTTTGATGCCATTTACATGGACGAAAAAACCGGATTACCGGTAATTAAAGATAATTGTGTAGCATGTGGAGCATGTGTTGATGCCTGTCCGCGCAACATTATTGAATTACGTAATCGTGGTAAAAAAGAACGCCGGATTTATGTTAGTTGTGTGAACGAAGACAAGGGCGGCGTGGCTAAAAAAGCATGTTCAGTGGCCTGTATTGGATGTGGAAAATGTGTAAAAGAGTGTCCATTTGATGCCATTACAATGGTAAACAACCTGGCCTATATTGATTACGATAAATGTAAATTGTGCCGCAAATGTGCACCCGTTTGTCCGACAGGAGCTATTTTGGAAGATAATTTTCCACCACGCAAGGCCAAACCAAAAGCAGACCCGGCTAAGGCCAAAGCTGCAACAACTGCCAAAGCTGCAACTCAGCAGCAGAAGCCCGAGGCTAAAAAGCAAAATCCTGAAAAACAGGAAAAAAAAGATCAGGATAGCGAAAACAAAACAGAAAACAATAATAATCAAAACAATTAA
- a CDS encoding SoxR reducing system RseC family protein encodes MIEHEGVIVKSSSSGATVKIINKAACASCQLNGKCNLSDVKEKFIDVSTSGRTYQEGDHVTVTGAESIGFKALFLGYILPFLIVLGTVVTLTVLNYSEPVAGLVALGTLVPYYLILKLMSNKIQKQFSFYLKNT; translated from the coding sequence ATGATAGAACATGAAGGCGTAATAGTAAAATCATCTTCATCCGGAGCAACCGTTAAAATCATAAATAAAGCTGCCTGTGCATCATGCCAACTTAATGGTAAATGCAATCTTTCAGACGTTAAAGAGAAATTTATTGATGTTAGCACATCAGGCAGAACATACCAGGAAGGAGACCATGTTACAGTTACCGGAGCTGAAAGCATTGGTTTCAAAGCTCTTTTTCTGGGTTACATCTTACCATTTTTAATAGTACTTGGCACGGTAGTTACTTTGACTGTACTCAATTATTCAGAACCAGTAGCCGGACTTGTAGCATTAGGAACATTAGTGCCTTACTATCTCATATTAAAGCTAATGAGCAACAAAATACAAAAACAATTTTCGTTTTACCTGAAAAACACATAA
- a CDS encoding PAS domain S-box protein: MKKRNTKYQALRIAIIIALLGIAWILGSDLLLANIAKSFHEYIHIQTYKGWFFVVIVAIILYYLVNYQLALNNKLSDELLQHEMKFKNTMENMLEGVQIIDFNWRYSYVNDVAARHGMKSREELLGKTMMECYPGIEKTDMFRKLENCMHNRQYHKMENRFELPDGSSGWFELGIQPVPEGIFILSHDITDRVEAEQKNIEAQQRLIEAQRIAKMGDFTWDVQTGEVTWSEALLDMLGYSRDQQIDYDMINKWVHHPDDLESVTNWLNESIKSGTTILQPHEYRIRKKNGDPIYVRTQGKINIREDGSKTVFATIQDITNLKENELKLEESEKRYKNLFMQSPDAIFINQQDVIVLANKAFVNLVNAGEIEDVIGKSPFDFFHPDYHDHVRDKIHKVREQGVEISSYEEQLISAKGRIIDVDVYRSTFEHEGFTGIHVILRDITESKRAKQALIESKRQLNTVMGNLPGMAYHTRLDAQWPMEFVSEGCFDLTGYTTGELTGSKHITFSDIIIPEDNDYVWSRVNEMISKDKQFVLEYRIQKKDGSIRWVWDKGIALQKEDEENHSIEGFIIDITDWKEAEKALEEYQNELEVKVQERTEELEAFAYSVSHDLRAPLRAINGFTDILVEEYASDLDDEGKRLANVIQKNSRNMSILIDDLLTFSRAGRKAIQPSNINMQEMVKSVYYEATAEKDRERIDIKVGKIPNCMADTSMMRQVWMNLLSNAIKYSSKTDKPRIEINWKEENSKLIYCIKDNGVGFNEQYIDKLFGVFQRLHNVKDFEGTGVGLALVDRIIRRHNGEIWAKGEENKGATFCFSIPKQNKQ; the protein is encoded by the coding sequence ATGAAAAAAAGAAACACAAAATACCAGGCATTACGCATTGCCATAATTATTGCATTGTTGGGTATCGCATGGATTCTTGGGTCTGATTTGTTGCTCGCCAATATTGCAAAGAGTTTCCACGAATACATACACATTCAGACCTATAAAGGGTGGTTTTTTGTAGTTATAGTGGCCATCATATTATACTACCTTGTAAATTACCAATTGGCTCTTAATAATAAACTTTCTGATGAGCTTTTGCAGCATGAGATGAAGTTCAAAAACACTATGGAAAACATGCTGGAGGGTGTTCAAATAATAGATTTTAATTGGCGGTATAGTTATGTGAATGATGTAGCAGCACGCCATGGAATGAAGAGCAGGGAAGAGCTATTGGGAAAGACAATGATGGAGTGCTACCCGGGCATTGAAAAAACCGATATGTTTCGGAAGTTAGAAAACTGTATGCATAATCGGCAGTACCATAAAATGGAAAACAGGTTTGAATTGCCCGATGGAAGTTCTGGATGGTTTGAGTTGGGTATACAGCCTGTTCCTGAGGGCATTTTCATTTTATCGCATGATATTACAGACAGGGTAGAAGCAGAGCAGAAAAATATAGAAGCTCAGCAGCGATTAATCGAAGCTCAACGGATTGCTAAAATGGGCGATTTTACCTGGGATGTGCAAACTGGTGAAGTTACCTGGTCAGAAGCATTGCTTGATATGCTTGGATACTCCAGGGATCAGCAGATTGATTATGATATGATCAATAAATGGGTGCACCATCCAGATGATTTGGAATCGGTAACCAACTGGCTAAATGAGAGTATAAAGTCAGGTACTACAATACTGCAACCACACGAATATCGAATAAGAAAGAAAAATGGTGACCCGATTTATGTGCGCACTCAGGGAAAAATAAATATTCGAGAAGATGGTAGTAAAACCGTATTTGCTACAATACAGGATATTACCAATTTAAAAGAAAATGAGCTTAAACTTGAAGAGAGTGAGAAACGGTATAAAAACCTGTTTATGCAGTCGCCGGATGCTATTTTCATTAACCAGCAAGATGTAATAGTACTGGCCAATAAAGCATTTGTTAACCTTGTAAATGCTGGAGAAATTGAAGATGTGATCGGAAAATCTCCATTTGATTTCTTCCATCCCGATTATCACGATCATGTAAGAGATAAAATACATAAAGTTCGTGAACAGGGCGTAGAGATATCATCTTATGAAGAGCAATTAATCTCTGCTAAAGGCAGAATTATTGATGTTGATGTATACCGTTCAACATTTGAGCATGAGGGTTTCACAGGTATACATGTGATTTTGAGAGATATTACAGAAAGCAAAAGGGCTAAACAAGCGCTAATTGAGAGCAAAAGGCAATTAAATACAGTAATGGGAAATTTGCCGGGTATGGCGTACCACACAAGACTTGATGCTCAGTGGCCTATGGAGTTTGTAAGCGAAGGCTGTTTTGATTTAACTGGTTATACAACAGGAGAATTAACAGGATCAAAACATATAACTTTCAGCGATATTATTATTCCAGAAGATAATGATTATGTATGGAGTAGGGTCAATGAAATGATCAGTAAAGACAAGCAATTTGTATTAGAATACCGCATACAAAAAAAAGATGGTAGCATAAGATGGGTATGGGATAAAGGAATTGCGCTGCAAAAAGAAGATGAAGAAAACCATTCAATAGAAGGTTTTATTATTGACATTACAGATTGGAAAGAAGCAGAAAAAGCCCTGGAAGAATACCAAAATGAACTTGAAGTAAAAGTACAGGAACGAACCGAGGAACTGGAAGCGTTTGCTTACTCTGTTAGTCATGACCTGCGTGCACCTTTAAGAGCCATTAATGGTTTTACCGATATATTAGTGGAAGAGTATGCTTCTGATCTGGATGATGAAGGGAAAAGGTTGGCTAACGTAATACAGAAAAACTCCCGGAATATGTCAATACTGATTGATGACCTGCTTACCTTCTCAAGGGCTGGTAGAAAAGCAATTCAACCATCGAACATTAATATGCAGGAAATGGTAAAATCTGTGTATTATGAAGCTACCGCTGAAAAGGACCGGGAGCGAATAGATATAAAAGTTGGAAAAATACCTAACTGCATGGCCGATACAAGCATGATGCGACAGGTCTGGATGAACCTGTTATCGAATGCAATAAAATATTCTTCAAAAACAGATAAACCGCGAATTGAAATAAACTGGAAAGAGGAAAATTCAAAGCTTATTTACTGCATTAAGGATAACGGTGTGGGCTTTAACGAACAATACATCGACAAACTTTTTGGCGTATTTCAAAGGTTACACAATGTAAAAGATTTTGAAGGTACAGGTGTTGGTTTGGCCCTTGTGGATAGAATTATAAGAAGGCATAATGGCGAAATATGGGCCAAAGGGGAAGAAAATAAAGGCGCAACTTTTTGCTTTTCAATTCCGAAACAAAACAAACAATAA
- a CDS encoding response regulator: MIHEECEILIVEDNPEDAELMLRSLKKMHLANQVIHLEDGAEALDFILNQGAYAQRKNFIAPRVMLLDLKLPKVHGLEVLKVIKSNPDTKNIPVVIVTSSREDPDIKKAYELGANSYIVKPIDFKDFMDTLSHIGFYWMVVNERPN, from the coding sequence ATGATACATGAAGAATGCGAAATACTCATTGTAGAAGATAACCCTGAAGATGCTGAATTGATGCTGCGGTCTTTAAAAAAGATGCATCTTGCAAATCAGGTTATTCATCTGGAAGATGGAGCAGAAGCACTCGATTTTATATTGAACCAGGGTGCATATGCTCAACGGAAAAATTTCATTGCTCCCAGGGTTATGCTACTCGATTTAAAACTTCCTAAAGTACATGGGTTGGAGGTTTTAAAAGTCATAAAATCTAATCCTGATACGAAAAATATTCCCGTGGTTATCGTAACATCTTCACGGGAGGATCCGGATATTAAAAAAGCCTACGAGCTCGGCGCTAACAGTTATATTGTGAAACCTATCGATTTTAAGGATTTTATGGACACCTTAAGTCATATTGGTTTTTATTGGATGGTTGTTAATGAGCGTCCGAATTAA
- a CDS encoding response regulator, whose amino-acid sequence MNEKLKILIAEDLDSDAEFAIRELKKEFHDINTQVVDTEVGFKAALDKFEPDAVVSDYRMPSFNGLKALEITKKVKPFMAFVILTGSMNEDTAVECMKAGADDYVIKEHIRRLGPSLRAALRNKKIEREHYTAEQSLKESEERYRSLIEYSNDGILLLLSNQIILVNKKLEKIFGYTRQEIEQEDFDIMQLIAEESQQVLRQRFEKVLTGEPISSNYEFRGITKQGEQIELEASVSYIHTKDGVVTQAIIRDITEKNQDKRALIKAKEKAEESDKLKSAFLLNISHEVRTPLNGILGFVNLLTSTDIDESKKLLYAEQIKNSSYRLMNTITDIIELSRIETDQLQYKESKIDLEEFIHELHEEFKDKAEQKGLKWHANISEQLNYNIFTDREKLNQIMHYLLDNAIKYTNHGEVRIDCNVSDDNIEINVKDTGIGIHEDRQKAVFDRFVQADTSMSRDYEGTGLGLTISQGLAKLLDGDITVKSEKGQGSVFKLVLPCKTEAKTNVKQEIEKQNLDNVKIMIVDDEETSLMYLEVLLADSFNEILVAKNGFEAIELCKGNPDIDIILMDLKMPQMDGYTATQEIRSFNRDVVIIAQSAHAFDENIKKALDLGCDDYITKPVSHKRVLKKIEKFLN is encoded by the coding sequence ATGAATGAAAAATTAAAAATATTAATTGCAGAAGACCTTGATTCAGATGCAGAATTTGCAATAAGAGAACTCAAGAAGGAATTTCATGATATAAATACACAGGTTGTGGATACTGAAGTTGGATTTAAAGCTGCTTTGGATAAATTTGAGCCTGATGCCGTTGTTTCAGATTACAGGATGCCTTCATTCAATGGCCTTAAGGCATTGGAAATTACTAAAAAGGTTAAACCCTTTATGGCATTTGTAATTCTTACTGGCTCTATGAACGAAGATACGGCAGTAGAATGCATGAAAGCCGGTGCCGATGATTATGTGATCAAAGAGCATATCAGAAGGCTTGGGCCATCTCTAAGAGCTGCTTTGAGAAATAAAAAAATTGAACGTGAACATTACACTGCAGAGCAAAGCTTAAAAGAAAGTGAAGAAAGGTATCGTTCTTTAATTGAATACTCCAATGATGGTATTCTTTTATTGCTTAGCAACCAGATTATCCTTGTCAATAAGAAGCTTGAAAAAATTTTTGGATACACCAGACAAGAGATTGAGCAAGAAGATTTTGATATTATGCAGCTTATTGCAGAAGAGAGTCAGCAAGTTCTGCGGCAAAGATTCGAAAAAGTTCTTACAGGTGAACCAATAAGCTCAAACTATGAGTTTAGAGGTATTACGAAGCAAGGTGAACAAATTGAGCTGGAAGCTTCTGTGAGCTATATTCATACCAAAGATGGAGTTGTAACACAGGCTATTATCAGGGATATTACTGAAAAAAACCAAGATAAAAGAGCACTTATTAAAGCCAAAGAAAAAGCTGAAGAAAGCGATAAGCTTAAATCTGCTTTTTTGTTGAATATCAGCCATGAAGTGAGAACACCTTTAAACGGAATCCTGGGTTTTGTAAACCTTTTGACTTCTACAGATATCGATGAAAGCAAAAAGTTGTTATATGCGGAACAAATCAAAAATAGTAGTTACAGGCTAATGAATACCATTACCGATATTATAGAGCTGTCGCGTATTGAAACTGACCAGTTGCAATACAAAGAATCAAAGATAGATCTGGAAGAGTTTATTCATGAACTGCACGAAGAATTTAAGGATAAAGCAGAGCAAAAAGGTTTGAAGTGGCATGCAAATATCTCCGAACAATTGAACTATAACATTTTTACTGACAGGGAGAAGCTTAATCAGATTATGCATTACCTTCTGGATAATGCCATAAAATATACAAACCATGGTGAAGTGCGTATCGATTGTAATGTAAGTGATGACAATATTGAAATCAATGTAAAAGATACAGGTATAGGGATTCATGAAGATCGACAAAAAGCTGTTTTTGATCGTTTTGTTCAGGCCGATACCAGTATGTCTAGAGATTATGAAGGTACAGGACTCGGACTCACTATAAGTCAAGGGCTTGCAAAATTACTGGATGGAGATATCACCGTAAAATCGGAGAAAGGTCAGGGATCTGTCTTTAAGTTAGTATTACCATGTAAAACAGAAGCTAAAACTAATGTAAAACAAGAAATTGAAAAACAAAACCTTGACAATGTGAAGATAATGATTGTCGATGATGAAGAAACATCATTAATGTATCTCGAAGTGCTTTTGGCTGATTCTTTTAATGAAATATTAGTTGCAAAAAACGGATTTGAAGCTATCGAGCTTTGCAAGGGTAATCCTGACATAGATATTATTTTAATGGATCTGAAAATGCCTCAAATGGATGGTTATACTGCCACACAGGAGATCAGGTCTTTTAATCGTGATGTTGTTATTATCGCTCAATCTGCTCATGCTTTTGATGAAAATATTAAAAAGGCGCTGGATTTGGGTTGTGATGACTATATCACCAAACCTGTGAGCCATAAAAGAGTTTTAAAAAAAATAGAAAAGTTTTTAAATTAA
- the recG gene encoding ATP-dependent DNA helicase RecG, with translation MTGKNLTTPLQFLKGVGEKRAELFEEELNLTTFEDLLHYYPFRYVDRSKFYTISELSATPTQVQVKGRFTRSELLGTGNKKRLTARFTDNTGTVECVWFKGLKYISEQIKPGVDYVLFGKPSIFNNRLNFTHPEFETLQTFLNKTAAPFTPVYPLTEKIKKFRINARVIQKLTRELLQELKPVIRDHYPEEFRKKYNLMHLYSALQHVHFPENMKTLEQARFRLKFDELFFIQLFILKSKIKRESAIKGIIFPNVGHFLNTFYKKHLPFELTNAQKKVIKEMRHDMKSGLQMNRLLQGDVGSGKTLVALMIAFIAADNGYQSALMAPTEILAQQHYKSLREMIGSLDYKIALLTGSTKIKARRELHEKLRNGEIDLLIGTHALIEDEVKFHKLGLVIIDEQHRFGVAQRARLWRKDIQPPHVLVMTATPIPRTLALTVHGDLDVSVIDELPPGRKPVETHHRFEDKRANIYKFMRQQIAQGRQIYVVFPLIQESEKLDFQNLEAGYERITKAFPAPKYKTVMVHGQMKPDEKEEKMQQFVRNEAHILVATTVIEVGVNVPNASIMIIESAQRFGLSQLHQLRGRVGRGAAQSFCILLSPYKISQSTRQRLGIMTQTNDGFQIAEEDMKLRGPGNIDGTQQSGDPYDFKIASLTQDQSILILARQAALEILKKDPELKEPVHKPIAKQMNQRHPKEINWRQIS, from the coding sequence ATGACCGGTAAAAACCTTACAACACCCTTGCAATTTCTTAAAGGTGTTGGTGAAAAACGCGCAGAATTATTCGAAGAGGAACTCAACCTGACCACATTTGAGGATCTCTTACATTACTATCCATTCCGGTATGTGGATCGTAGTAAATTTTATACCATCAGCGAGTTGTCAGCAACCCCGACACAGGTTCAGGTAAAAGGGCGATTTACCCGCAGCGAACTATTGGGAACCGGTAATAAAAAGCGGCTAACAGCCCGTTTTACCGACAACACCGGAACTGTAGAGTGCGTTTGGTTTAAAGGTTTAAAATATATCAGCGAGCAAATCAAGCCGGGTGTCGATTATGTGCTATTTGGTAAACCATCAATTTTCAACAACCGGTTAAACTTTACACACCCCGAGTTTGAAACATTACAAACTTTTTTAAATAAAACAGCTGCCCCATTTACGCCTGTGTATCCATTAACGGAAAAAATTAAAAAATTTCGCATCAATGCCCGCGTAATACAAAAACTCACAAGGGAACTGTTACAGGAGCTCAAGCCAGTAATCAGGGATCACTACCCGGAAGAATTCCGAAAAAAATACAACCTGATGCATTTGTACAGTGCGCTGCAACATGTACACTTCCCGGAAAACATGAAAACACTGGAGCAGGCACGTTTCCGGCTCAAATTCGATGAGTTGTTTTTTATCCAGCTTTTTATATTAAAATCTAAAATTAAACGTGAAAGTGCCATTAAAGGGATTATTTTTCCTAACGTAGGGCATTTTTTAAATACATTTTACAAGAAACACCTGCCCTTTGAACTCACCAACGCGCAGAAGAAGGTTATAAAAGAGATGCGGCACGATATGAAAAGCGGCCTACAAATGAACCGCCTTTTACAGGGTGATGTGGGTAGCGGAAAAACACTGGTTGCGCTTATGATAGCTTTCATCGCTGCCGATAACGGATACCAGTCGGCCTTGATGGCTCCCACTGAAATTCTGGCCCAACAGCATTATAAAAGCTTGCGGGAGATGATCGGATCATTAGATTATAAAATAGCCCTATTAACAGGTTCAACCAAAATAAAAGCCCGGCGGGAACTTCACGAAAAACTACGCAACGGAGAAATCGACCTGCTTATTGGTACTCATGCCCTTATTGAAGATGAGGTAAAATTCCATAAACTGGGTTTGGTAATTATAGATGAACAGCACCGGTTTGGAGTGGCACAGCGTGCCAGGTTATGGCGCAAAGATATACAACCTCCACATGTACTGGTTATGACAGCCACTCCAATTCCACGCACACTTGCACTGACTGTTCACGGTGACCTTGATGTATCGGTAATTGACGAATTACCTCCGGGCAGAAAACCGGTTGAAACCCACCACCGTTTCGAAGATAAACGTGCCAACATTTATAAATTTATGCGGCAACAAATTGCGCAGGGACGGCAAATATATGTGGTTTTCCCATTAATTCAGGAGTCAGAAAAGCTCGATTTTCAGAATCTTGAAGCCGGCTATGAACGTATCACAAAAGCTTTTCCTGCACCGAAATATAAAACAGTAATGGTGCATGGACAGATGAAACCGGATGAAAAAGAGGAAAAAATGCAGCAATTCGTGCGTAACGAAGCGCATATATTGGTTGCCACCACTGTTATTGAGGTTGGAGTAAACGTGCCAAATGCATCAATAATGATTATTGAAAGCGCCCAACGGTTTGGCTTGTCGCAGCTGCATCAGCTACGTGGTCGTGTCGGCAGAGGTGCTGCACAATCGTTTTGTATACTGCTGAGTCCTTATAAAATCAGCCAGAGTACACGTCAAAGACTTGGGATTATGACACAAACCAATGATGGGTTTCAGATTGCCGAGGAGGACATGAAATTAAGGGGCCCCGGAAATATAGATGGCACGCAACAGAGTGGAGATCCGTATGATTTTAAAATTGCCAGTCTCACGCAAGATCAGTCCATTTTAATTCTAGCACGCCAGGCTGCACTTGAAATTCTCAAGAAGGACCCTGAATTAAAAGAGCCGGTTCACAAACCAATTGCCAAACAAATGAATCAACGGCACCCAAAAGAAATCAATTGGAGACAAATAAGCTAG